From the Bacteroidia bacterium genome, one window contains:
- a CDS encoding ABC transporter ATP-binding protein — translation MTIIHADKLTKVYEGKRKGAVTALDCLSLDVHDGEIFGLLGPNGAGKTTFIKVLLEIVFPTSGSATLLGKPIGHTDAKSEVGYLPENHRYPDFLTGEQVLSYFGKLSGLAAETLGKRIDEVLALVDMTQWRKTKIRKYSKGMLQRIGLAQALINNPRLVILDEPTDGVDPIGRKAIRDVLVRLRNEGKSVFVNSHLLSEVELICDRVAILDKGKLVRLGSVEELTTRQESYSIGIHGTLPDNLLVHWEATRMDARLQDGELHLRCDDVTRLNSVIDQLREANVLITSLRQQRQSLEDMFIEVISGEKAE, via the coding sequence ATGACAATCATACATGCGGACAAGCTCACCAAAGTGTACGAGGGGAAGCGCAAAGGCGCCGTGACGGCGCTGGACTGCTTGTCACTCGATGTGCATGACGGAGAGATCTTTGGGCTGTTGGGGCCGAACGGCGCAGGAAAAACCACATTCATCAAGGTGCTTCTCGAAATCGTCTTCCCCACCTCCGGGAGTGCGACGTTGCTCGGTAAGCCCATAGGACATACCGATGCGAAGTCCGAGGTGGGCTACCTGCCCGAGAATCATCGCTATCCCGACTTCCTGACGGGCGAACAGGTGCTTTCCTATTTCGGGAAACTCAGCGGTCTCGCAGCAGAGACGCTGGGGAAGCGTATCGACGAGGTCCTTGCGCTTGTGGACATGACGCAGTGGAGAAAAACCAAAATCCGGAAGTATTCGAAGGGCATGCTCCAGCGCATCGGCCTTGCCCAGGCGCTCATCAACAATCCCCGCCTGGTCATACTCGACGAGCCCACGGACGGCGTCGATCCCATCGGCAGAAAAGCCATACGGGACGTGCTCGTGCGTTTGCGGAACGAGGGGAAATCCGTTTTCGTCAACTCCCATCTCCTCAGCGAGGTGGAACTGATCTGCGACAGAGTCGCAATTCTTGACAAAGGGAAGCTGGTCCGTCTCGGATCCGTCGAAGAACTCACGACCAGGCAGGAAAGTTACAGCATTGGTATTCACGGCACACTCCCCGACAATCTGCTCGTGCACTGGGAGGCGACACGCATGGACGCCCGGCTCCAGGATGGCGAACTGCACCTCCGCTGCGACGATGTCACGCGGCTCAACAGCGTGATAGATCAACTCCGGGAAGCGAACGTTCTAATCACCTCGTTGCGACAGCAACGACAGAGTCTGGAAGATATGTTCATCGAAGTCATTTCAGGGGAGAAGGCGGAATGA
- a CDS encoding 5'-nucleotidase C-terminal domain-containing protein — protein sequence MHRLLLVILLGLVTVLPSAAQQTAGLTIVHYNDFHAQNVPVTMMIDDGEGGKTKVQVGGSATLKAYVDGIRAENENVILLHAGDDVQGTPISSLTNGRSQFELLELIQPDAMTLGNHEFDHGTDNLRQLLTTVSFPIISANLWDKVRGAPFVPRYRILRLRGLSVGVIGLAPPDLPVLTMRENVRDLDVLDPVAAVRQTMGELERNHNVTCVIVLSHMGFEADSLLAEQVGGIDVIIGGHSHTALEIPRRVNGAIIAQAGERGKWLGRIDATVETNSGIIRSYHGRLIPTRTDAVTPNSIIAAKVAELEAQVAEGLGEQIAVLEKDWIRVFDGECTIGNWQADVMRDFANADVAFQNIGGIRKDMPAGPLTLRDMWEISPFDNEFVTFTVSGAQLLDMLRHQARSSKEFCQVSGVRYVYDFTAVPEEALRADVAGRPVDAAATYRIVTNSYVGGHLYDVFGLPERDIVLSPALPAAVGRDVFIEYARRQGRITGDIEGRITIIGKGK from the coding sequence ATGCATAGACTGCTTCTTGTTATTCTGCTCGGTCTGGTGACCGTTCTCCCTTCCGCTGCGCAGCAGACGGCGGGTCTCACCATTGTTCACTATAATGATTTTCACGCGCAGAACGTCCCGGTCACGATGATGATTGATGACGGGGAGGGCGGAAAGACGAAGGTGCAGGTGGGTGGCTCCGCTACCCTGAAGGCCTACGTGGACGGTATTCGGGCGGAGAACGAAAACGTCATTTTGCTCCATGCCGGAGATGATGTACAGGGCACACCGATCTCCTCGCTCACCAATGGTCGGTCTCAGTTCGAGTTGCTGGAGTTAATACAGCCGGACGCGATGACGCTGGGGAATCATGAGTTCGACCATGGTACCGACAATCTCCGTCAATTACTGACGACGGTAAGCTTCCCCATCATCTCGGCGAATCTTTGGGATAAAGTTCGTGGTGCGCCGTTCGTCCCGCGCTACCGCATACTCCGGCTTCGGGGTCTGTCCGTCGGCGTCATTGGGCTCGCACCACCGGATCTTCCGGTGCTGACCATGCGCGAAAACGTACGCGATCTCGACGTCCTCGATCCCGTCGCTGCCGTTCGGCAGACGATGGGCGAGTTGGAACGGAATCACAACGTAACGTGCGTCATCGTTCTCAGTCACATGGGATTTGAGGCGGATTCATTGCTCGCCGAGCAGGTTGGTGGCATTGATGTGATCATTGGAGGACATTCCCACACCGCTCTCGAAATTCCCCGGCGCGTCAATGGTGCCATCATAGCGCAAGCCGGCGAACGCGGGAAGTGGCTCGGGCGCATCGACGCCACGGTCGAAACAAACTCCGGCATCATCCGATCCTATCACGGGCGGCTGATACCGACGCGCACGGATGCTGTGACACCGAATTCCATCATCGCGGCAAAAGTTGCCGAACTGGAGGCACAGGTCGCCGAGGGTCTGGGTGAGCAGATCGCCGTATTGGAGAAGGACTGGATACGGGTATTTGACGGTGAATGCACTATCGGCAACTGGCAGGCGGACGTGATGCGCGATTTCGCAAACGCGGATGTCGCATTCCAGAATATCGGCGGCATACGGAAGGACATGCCGGCGGGACCGCTGACTCTCCGGGATATGTGGGAAATCAGTCCGTTCGACAATGAATTCGTTACCTTCACGGTTAGCGGCGCGCAACTTCTGGACATGCTGCGTCATCAGGCCCGGAGTTCGAAGGAATTCTGCCAGGTCAGTGGGGTACGCTACGTCTACGATTTCACCGCAGTTCCGGAGGAGGCACTTCGGGCAGACGTCGCCGGGCGCCCCGTCGATGCGGCAGCAACCTACCGCATCGTAACGAACAGCTATGTCGGAGGCCACCTCTATGACGTGTTCGGACTTCCCGAACGTGATATTGTGCTCAGTCCGGCACTGCCGGCTGCGGTGGGCAGGGATGTCTTTATCGAGTATGCGCGCCGACAGGGCCGCATCACCGGAGACATTGAAGGAAGAATCACCATTATCGGAAAAGGCAAATGA
- a CDS encoding RNA methyltransferase — MIIQHATARLIAHASRLKLKKNRDAEGLFLLEGERLVRDALEEHISISHLIVSDARLYHYNSLITACEEANIQVYVSTAKQFLKLTDTRQPQGIAAVAPIPSPAGVDDAALSSEVPVVALHGIADPGNLGTIIRAMDWFGIPLLLLSSGSVEPWNPKVVRSAMGSMFRVRICHYDTEEELLRIAHTAGRTLLAAVAEGGQALPRLHVPPRPLLVLGSEAHGLPAPLLDSAHNAVTIPGSGAAESLNLAMSATILLYAFHVAGWSLTD, encoded by the coding sequence ATGATTATACAGCACGCAACCGCCCGACTTATCGCGCACGCGTCACGTCTCAAGCTTAAAAAAAACAGGGATGCAGAAGGGTTGTTTCTGCTCGAGGGAGAACGACTCGTCCGGGATGCGCTGGAGGAGCACATTTCGATCAGCCACCTCATCGTCAGCGATGCGCGTCTCTACCATTATAATTCGCTGATCACAGCTTGCGAAGAGGCAAACATTCAGGTGTATGTCAGCACCGCGAAGCAATTTCTGAAGCTTACGGACACCCGGCAGCCACAGGGTATCGCGGCTGTGGCACCGATCCCTTCGCCAGCCGGTGTGGACGATGCGGCGCTCAGCTCGGAAGTCCCCGTCGTCGCGCTTCATGGCATAGCGGATCCGGGAAATCTCGGTACCATCATTCGCGCGATGGATTGGTTTGGGATCCCGCTTCTGCTCTTGTCCTCGGGTAGTGTCGAGCCCTGGAACCCGAAGGTTGTGCGCTCGGCGATGGGATCGATGTTCCGAGTCCGAATATGCCACTACGATACGGAGGAGGAATTGCTGCGCATCGCACACACTGCCGGGCGAACACTCCTTGCCGCCGTCGCGGAGGGAGGGCAGGCCTTGCCGCGTTTGCACGTGCCGCCACGACCATTACTGGTGTTGGGTTCCGAAGCACATGGCCTTCCGGCGCCGTTGCTCGATAGTGCGCACAATGCGGTGACCATCCCCGGCAGCGGAGCGGCGGAATCCCTGAATCTGGCCATGTCGGCAACGATTTTACTGTATGCGTTTCATGTGGCCGGATGGTCGTTGACGGACTAG